Genomic window (Littorina saxatilis isolate snail1 unplaced genomic scaffold, US_GU_Lsax_2.0 scaffold_289, whole genome shotgun sequence):
gaagatCTTAAAAAGTTTGGAAAAGCAGTGAAAATTTTGTTCCCATGCACAGAAAAGGAAAACAGCATAGACTTTGATCAAAATATTGGAAAAAACTATTCTTCTATACATATGAAGGGACTTGGTTTGAAACCTACTGATACAAACAGGCAGACATCACATTTGGACAAAGAATTCAACCCCAGTCTGATTCAGGCTAAGCTGCCAAGACATTACAGAGTACTGCAGGTGACGAGTTGGTCCCTGACAGTTTCTGGTAAAAGTGTTGATTTTAGAGAACATTTGATTGACACTACTTACATGTGTGAAGAGGCTGACATTGTCTGTTTAATTGTAGACAAATTGTCACTCTGCTTAGGACTGACAACAGTCACTTTGAAAAAAGGAAGACAACAGGATGTCTGGACTAAGAGTGACATGGATGGCTTTCAGCAAGTGAGCATTCGTTCTGTAAATTGTATGCGAATAGTAAAGCTGCTACACATAAACTCTTCCTGCCGTTCATGTTATCGAATGTACACAAGAGATAGCTACCAACACAACAAGAAAAAGGCATCGACTGATAAAGAAAACCAAGACCCAACTGAATCTGAAAACCCAATTTCTAAATTGCAGATGTTGTTTCCAGACGCTTCGTCTGCTACATTAGACCTTTTGCTAGCACAAATAAACAACACTGCAGTGCAGCAAAAGACCAACCGAAGATGGCCCAAGTCAGTGGTGACCATGTGTCTCACCATGTGGACTAGGAGTCCACAGGCCTACAGAGACCTCCTTGGCAGTGGAATACTTGTCCTACCATCAGAATCACTCCTGATTCTGTACAAAAACTTTATTCCCCAAGAGCCAGGTTTCCAGGCCGAGGTGTTCGAATGGATGTTTAACGAAGCACAAAGGCAAAAACTGCCTAACATGGCAGGTGGAATCATCTTTGATGAAATGTCTATTCAAGCAGATTTGCACATATGCAAAAATGGCAAAAATCAGGAACTTGTGGGACTTGTAGAACAACTGAAAGAATCCGAACAAGTGAGACTGCTGCAAAATGGAAAGGTCAAAAAACAACTTGCGACACATGTACTGCAGTTGGTTTTTCTTGGAATGTCTGGCTTTCGTTTCCCATTTGCTCACTTTCCTGTAAAAGACTCAACAGCAGTTGACCTTTATTGCACAGTGTGGCAGGCAGTGCAAGAGCTCTCACTTTGGGGTTTTGATGTGAAGTTTCTGTGTATGGATGGTGCAAGTGCAAACAGGACTTTTCTGAAAATGCATCTAAAACCAGATGAAATGAAGAAGACAATGTCTGTGACAAATCCATGCATCCCAAACAAAAAAGTCCAAATGATAATGGATTACAGTCACTGTGTGAAGAAAATACGCAACAACATTTTGAAAAGTGGTGGACAAGGCTGCACAAGAACGCTTACACTTTCAAATAACTTTGTTATTGTCTGGGAGTTCTGGAGAGAAGCTTATGCATGGGATCAGAAGAATCCTATACAACTGCACAGAAATCTCACTCCAAATCATCTGTCACCAAACAATTCAGAAAAAATGAGGAACCATCTAGCAGAAGAAGTGCTTGACCACAACATGCTGCATTTATTCAAGGCTTATCAGAAGTCTTTGGGCCAGGCCGGAGGAAAGCTTCAGGGAGTTCTTGATCTTCTTGAGCAGACATCAGAAATCATTTGCGTGTTCCATGATACACGAGGAGTTTCACAAATGAACGATGACAGACTCAGGAGAAATCGGGAAGCACTTTGCTGGTTCCAAACCTGGGAAAATGAAACGCTGAAAGATGAAACTTTGACTTCAACGGAAAAATCTAGACGATTACTGTCAAGCCAGTGTCGTGAAGACCTGACATCATGCCTTATAGGCTTTCATGAGCTCTGTGATTCATATTTGCAAGATTTTCCATCTTCGTGGGTCGTACCTTGCCGAATTAACAGTGATATAGTGGAGAACACATTCTGTCAACAGCGTGGACTCCACAATGGTGCTGCATCAAATCCAAACTATGCAACCTACCGGAAAACCATGAATTCCATCATATTGGGCCAACACTCTTTGTCCAAGAAGAGAAACACTGCAAAGTCAACTACACCCACTGAGGCTTTTCCTTTCTCTGTA
Coding sequences:
- the LOC138957838 gene encoding uncharacterized protein, yielding MNHLNCTLSRLASRIQVAEGEIHLQGVYNVYKQENEGNVEDLKKFGKAVKILFPCTEKENSIDFDQNIGKNYSSIHMKGLGLKPTDTNRQTSHLDKEFNPSLIQAKLPRHYRVLQVTSWSLTVSGKSVDFREHLIDTTYMCEEADIVCLIVDKLSLCLGLTTVTLKKGRQQDVWTKSDMDGFQQVSIRSVNCMRIVKLLHINSSCRSCYRMYTRDSYQHNKKKASTDKENQDPTESENPISKLQMLFPDASSATLDLLLAQINNTAVQQKTNRRWPKSVVTMCLTMWTRSPQAYRDLLGSGILVLPSESLLILYKNFIPQEPGFQAEVFEWMFNEAQRQKLPNMAGGIIFDEMSIQADLHICKNGKNQELVGLVEQLKESEQVRLLQNGKVKKQLATHVLQLVFLGMSGFRFPFAHFPVKDSTAVDLYCTVWQAVQELSLWGFDVKFLCMDGASANRTFLKMHLKPDEMKKTMSVTNPCIPNKKVQMIMDYSHCVKKIRNNILKSGGQGCTRTLTLSNNFVIVWEFWREAYAWDQKNPIQLHRNLTPNHLSPNNSEKMRNHLAEEVLDHNMLHLFKAYQKSLGQAGGKLQGVLDLLEQTSEIICVFHDTRGVSQMNDDRLRRNREALCWFQTWENETLKDETLTSTEKSRRLLSSQCREDLTSCLIGFHELCDSYLQDFPSSWVVPCRINSDIVENTFCQQRGLHNGAASNPNYATYRKTMNSIILGQHSLSKKRNTAKSTTPTEAFPFSVPGPLRKKKKVSSASSTSSSSPVL